The Anabaena sp. WA102 genome contains a region encoding:
- the gap gene encoding type I glyceraldehyde-3-phosphate dehydrogenase, giving the protein MTKLKIGINGFGRIGRLVLRAGLTNPNIEFVGINDLVPPDNLAYLLKYDSTHGRLKSKVEAREDGIVIDGHFIPCVSMRNPAELPWGKLGVDYVVESTGLFTDYAGAENHLKAGAKRVVISAPTKEPEKVKTMVMGVNHHLFDPAKDLIVSNASCTTNCLAPIAKVINDNFGLAEGLMTTVHATTATQPTVDGPSRKDWRGGRGAGQNIIPSATGAAKAVALVLPELKGKLTGMALRVPTPDVSVVDLTFKTTKATSYKEICAAMKKAAEGNLSGVLGYTDEEVVSTDFQGDSHSSIFDAGAGIELNANFFKIVSWYDNEWGYSNRVVDLMLSMAKKEGLI; this is encoded by the coding sequence TTGACGAAGTTGAAAATTGGTATTAATGGATTCGGTCGAATTGGTAGACTTGTGTTACGTGCCGGTCTTACTAATCCCAATATTGAATTTGTGGGAATTAATGATTTAGTTCCCCCCGATAACCTGGCTTATCTTCTCAAGTACGACTCCACACACGGGAGATTGAAAAGCAAAGTTGAAGCTAGAGAAGACGGTATAGTTATTGATGGTCATTTTATTCCTTGTGTATCTATGCGAAATCCCGCAGAACTACCTTGGGGTAAATTGGGAGTAGATTATGTTGTTGAATCTACAGGACTGTTCACAGATTACGCTGGGGCGGAAAATCACCTCAAAGCAGGTGCAAAGCGGGTTGTAATTTCTGCACCGACAAAAGAACCGGAAAAGGTAAAAACAATGGTCATGGGTGTAAATCATCACCTATTTGACCCCGCTAAAGATTTGATTGTTTCCAATGCAAGTTGTACTACAAATTGTTTAGCCCCCATTGCTAAAGTCATTAATGATAACTTCGGTTTAGCCGAAGGGTTAATGACCACAGTTCACGCCACAACAGCCACTCAGCCCACGGTAGATGGTCCCAGTCGCAAAGATTGGCGCGGTGGACGAGGTGCGGGTCAAAATATAATTCCCTCCGCTACAGGGGCGGCTAAAGCGGTGGCTTTGGTATTACCAGAATTGAAAGGTAAGTTAACTGGTATGGCTTTGAGAGTTCCCACTCCTGATGTCTCGGTGGTTGACTTGACTTTCAAAACCACCAAAGCCACTTCTTACAAAGAAATCTGTGCAGCCATGAAAAAAGCTGCGGAAGGTAATTTATCAGGTGTGTTAGGTTACACCGATGAAGAAGTAGTATCTACAGATTTTCAAGGTGATTCCCACTCCAGCATCTTCGACGCGGGTGCAGGAATTGAACTGAATGCTAATTTCTTCAAAATTGTCTCCTGGTATGACAACGAATGGGGTTACTCTAACCGCGTCGTTGATTTGATGTTGTCAATGGCCAAAAAAGAAGGATTGATTTAG
- the pyk gene encoding pyruvate kinase, protein MRRTKIVCTIGPATSSPEKLEALVRAGMNMARLNFSHGAYEAHAQVFHHLRQISKDLHKPIAIMQDLCGPKIRLGKLPPEGLMLEAGKEVTFLLQEKGESIDELPLPLPTLFAMMRCGEPILINDGRVKLTVTSRDADRIRAQVNIGGLISSHKGVNLPATPLPVSSITEKDLMDLRFGIQLGVDWVAVSFVRSPQDLEPARRMIEGAGSKIRLIAKIERAEAVEQLDAIIAAADGIMIARGDLGVEVPIYNVPLIQKDIARRCNQAGKPVITATQMLESMISAPDPTRAEATDVANSIFDGTDAVMLSGETAMGDYPIAAVQIMHNIALQTETALQEGNRHSWIPEAGSLSVTESVSQSVCRIAYEIGAKAILCNTTSGSTAKLVSKYRPSTPIIALTSDCTAYRQLALSWGVEPLLIQPVHTAEEMFVNVVNTVVDSGLVQEGDKVVITSGVPIGQSGTTSLIKVHSIGQPITA, encoded by the coding sequence ATGCGTCGCACTAAAATTGTTTGTACTATAGGACCGGCTACATCTTCACCTGAGAAGTTAGAAGCTTTGGTAAGGGCGGGAATGAATATGGCGCGGTTGAATTTTTCTCATGGCGCTTATGAGGCTCACGCCCAAGTTTTTCATCATCTGCGGCAGATTAGCAAGGATTTACACAAGCCAATTGCAATTATGCAGGATTTATGTGGGCCAAAGATTCGGTTAGGGAAATTACCACCGGAAGGGTTAATGTTAGAGGCTGGTAAGGAGGTGACTTTTCTTTTACAGGAGAAGGGTGAAAGTATTGACGAGTTACCCTTACCTCTACCCACCCTATTCGCTATGATGCGATGTGGTGAACCCATTTTAATTAATGATGGTCGGGTGAAATTAACTGTTACCAGTCGTGACGCTGATAGAATTCGCGCTCAGGTGAATATTGGCGGTTTGATTTCTTCTCATAAAGGTGTGAATTTACCCGCTACTCCTTTACCCGTAAGTTCGATTACGGAAAAGGATTTAATGGATTTGCGATTTGGGATACAATTAGGTGTAGACTGGGTGGCGGTTTCCTTTGTGCGATCGCCCCAAGACCTCGAACCTGCACGCCGCATGATTGAAGGTGCTGGCTCAAAGATTCGCCTGATTGCTAAAATTGAACGGGCAGAAGCTGTGGAACAGCTAGATGCTATCATTGCAGCCGCTGACGGTATTATGATTGCTCGTGGGGATTTAGGGGTCGAAGTACCAATATATAACGTCCCCTTAATTCAAAAAGACATTGCTCGTCGTTGTAATCAAGCTGGTAAACCCGTGATTACAGCTACTCAAATGTTAGAGTCCATGATTAGCGCCCCTGACCCAACCCGCGCTGAAGCCACGGACGTTGCTAACTCGATTTTCGATGGCACAGATGCAGTTATGTTGTCTGGAGAAACGGCAATGGGTGACTATCCGATTGCGGCTGTCCAAATCATGCACAATATCGCCTTACAAACAGAAACAGCACTGCAAGAGGGAAATAGACATTCTTGGATTCCCGAAGCTGGTAGTCTCTCTGTCACAGAATCAGTATCTCAATCGGTTTGTCGCATTGCCTATGAAATTGGTGCGAAGGCGATTCTCTGTAATACTACATCAGGAAGTACAGCCAAACTCGTTTCTAAATATCGTCCCAGCACACCAATTATTGCGCTGACTTCTGACTGTACAGCTTACCGTCAATTAGCTTTATCTTGGGGTGTAGAACCCCTACTGATTCAACCTGTTCACACCGCCGAAGAAATGTTTGTGAATGTGGTAAACACCGTTGTAGATAGTGGTTTAGTTCAGGAAGGAGACAAGGTGGTGATTACCTCTGGTGTCCCAATTGGTCAATCTGGAACAACAAGTTTAATTAAAGTGCATTCTATTGGACAGCCAATTACGGCATGA
- a CDS encoding transaldolase — MPKNLLEALRAVTVVVADTGDIQSIEQFKPQDATTNPSLITAAAQMAEYQDIVDQTLLKAKKDAGTAASQAQVVSLAFDRLAVSFGLKILQIIPGRVSTEVDARLSYDTDATVAKARDLIAQYKAAGISKERVLIKIASTWEGIKAGEILEKEGIHCNLTLLFGLHQAIACAEAGITLISPFVGRILDWYKKDTGRDSYPAAEDPGVLSVTSIYNYYKKFGYKTEVMGASFRNIGEITELAGCDLLTISPGLLTELQNTVAELPRKLDPAKAAGLSIAKISVDKATFDQMHNGDRMASDKLAEGIDGFTKALISLEKLLAERLARLESEKVTA; from the coding sequence ATGCCTAAGAACTTACTAGAAGCACTACGGGCAGTAACCGTTGTGGTAGCGGATACGGGAGATATCCAATCAATTGAACAGTTTAAACCTCAAGATGCTACTACCAATCCTTCACTGATTACTGCTGCGGCACAAATGGCGGAATATCAGGATATTGTTGATCAAACTTTACTCAAAGCTAAAAAAGATGCTGGCACTGCCGCTAGTCAAGCACAGGTGGTATCCCTGGCTTTTGACCGTTTAGCGGTATCTTTTGGATTAAAGATTTTGCAAATTATTCCCGGTCGGGTGTCTACAGAAGTAGATGCTCGATTATCTTATGATACTGATGCTACTGTAGCTAAAGCCCGGGATTTAATCGCTCAGTATAAAGCCGCTGGTATTTCTAAAGAGCGGGTTTTGATTAAAATTGCCTCCACTTGGGAAGGTATCAAAGCTGGGGAAATTTTGGAAAAAGAAGGTATTCACTGTAACTTAACTTTACTATTTGGTCTGCACCAAGCGATCGCCTGTGCGGAAGCTGGTATCACTTTAATTTCTCCTTTCGTTGGTCGGATTCTTGACTGGTACAAGAAAGATACTGGTCGGGATAGCTATCCCGCAGCGGAAGATCCAGGTGTATTATCTGTAACTAGCATTTATAACTACTATAAAAAGTTTGGTTATAAAACCGAGGTAATGGGCGCTAGTTTCCGCAATATTGGTGAAATTACAGAATTGGCTGGTTGCGATTTGCTGACTATTTCTCCAGGGTTGTTGACAGAATTGCAAAACACTGTTGCTGAATTACCCCGCAAACTTGATCCTGCCAAGGCAGCAGGGTTATCAATTGCCAAAATCTCTGTTGATAAAGCTACTTTTGATCAAATGCACAATGGCGATCGCATGGCTTCTGATAAACTTGCAGAAGGTATTGATGGTTTTACCAAGGCTTTGATTTCTTTGGAAAAACTATTGGCCGAAAGATTGGCTCGTTTAGAAAGTGAAAAGGTAACTGCTTAA
- a CDS encoding universal stress protein — MLARLQSAIGRDDLIEQMVLLPETQKSFSKRVSQAKSANFIVGYNGSPESHTALDIACWIAHQTSLATNSQITVQAVYVVEENFNCQSVDIFNVANNKAQLESQFSNTSKPATLRLNQPKGTAILPQLERESRTSIKEADRIIWQAKTLAEEWQGSFKSHLRFGNIAKELKKVVQLESADILFLGCQSSNHPMITTLGKNFPCAVLGIPHSINE; from the coding sequence ATGTTAGCACGATTACAAAGTGCTATCGGTCGTGATGACCTAATTGAACAAATGGTATTACTACCAGAAACTCAAAAATCATTTTCTAAAAGAGTTTCTCAGGCAAAATCAGCCAATTTTATCGTGGGATATAATGGTTCACCTGAAAGTCACACAGCCCTAGATATCGCTTGTTGGATTGCTCACCAAACGAGTTTAGCTACTAACTCTCAAATTACAGTTCAAGCCGTTTATGTAGTAGAAGAAAACTTCAATTGCCAGTCTGTTGATATATTCAATGTTGCCAATAATAAAGCTCAATTAGAATCCCAATTCAGCAATACATCAAAGCCAGCCACGTTGCGATTAAATCAACCCAAAGGAACAGCAATTTTACCGCAATTGGAAAGAGAATCTAGGACTTCTATTAAGGAAGCAGACAGAATTATTTGGCAAGCCAAAACTCTAGCCGAAGAATGGCAAGGTTCGTTTAAATCTCATTTGCGATTTGGCAACATTGCTAAAGAACTAAAGAAGGTTGTGCAATTAGAAAGTGCAGATATTCTCTTTTTAGGCTGCCAATCTAGTAATCATCCCATGATTACAACACTCGGTAAAAATTTCCCTTGTGCAGTTTTGGGTATTCCCCATTCTATTAATGAATAA
- a CDS encoding pentapeptide repeat-containing protein yields MTVKAVECGLQRLINDNKSYIKQPTSKNSGKAYLRNANLSGAELSNTILTDANFNLARVTNADFRTSRGNC; encoded by the coding sequence GTGACAGTTAAGGCTGTGGAATGTGGGTTACAGCGGTTGATAAATGATAATAAATCATATATTAAACAGCCTACATCCAAAAATAGCGGCAAGGCTTACCTGAGAAACGCTAACCTAAGCGGTGCTGAACTAAGTAATACTATATTGACCGACGCTAACTTCAATCTTGCCAGAGTTACAAATGCTGACTTTAGAACATCGCGGGGCAATTGTTAA
- a CDS encoding TM2 domain-containing protein: protein MTNINPSHTMKQLLAGYAGIIFGGFGLHKFILGYTLEGFIMLAVSIIGGSFTYGFTLIVMQLVGLIEAMIYLNKSHEEFVNTYFVNKQAWF from the coding sequence ATGACTAATATTAACCCATCTCACACTATGAAACAACTGTTAGCTGGTTATGCTGGAATTATTTTTGGTGGATTTGGGCTACATAAATTCATTCTTGGTTATACTTTAGAAGGTTTTATTATGTTAGCAGTTTCTATAATCGGTGGTTCTTTTACCTATGGATTTACATTAATAGTTATGCAGCTTGTTGGTTTGATTGAAGCTATGATTTACTTAAATAAATCTCATGAAGAATTTGTTAATACCTATTTTGTGAATAAGCAAGCTTGGTTTTAG
- a CDS encoding heavy metal translocating P-type ATPase yields the protein MQLIPKYEILRESVPPTKILNSEKIILDVGGMKCAGCVNAVEKQLIQHSGVKSVCVNLATEVAVVEAEVGTVDVEALVQGLTATGFPSQLRTGKSAGDNLQSAVEARQRQEMQGTVRQLGIAGLLLLLSGIGHFGNIGSVIFPFLNDIWFHCGLATIAIIIPGRPILVEGWLGWRRGAPNMNTLIGLGTLTAYTASLVALLFPQMGWECFFDEPVMMLGFILLGRTLEKQARGRAAKAFRQLLALAPQTARLIINPEPEKLIAGANIMEIPAEQVRVGEWLQVLPGDKIPVDGEVRFGQTTIDESMLTGEVVPVMKQPGDTVTGGTLNQSGAIAIQATRTGDDTILAQIVALVEAAQTRKAPVQKLADTVAGYFTYGVLTAAGLTFVFWYLLGTHLWPDVTMSGAMAMAHNMGHNPQHLLPHTQYSSLLISLKLAIAVMVVACPCALGLATPTAILVGTGMGAERGLLIKGGDVLEKVHKLDTVVFDKTGTLTTGKPTVTDCLVIAESTLPSSLIQLAAAVESGTYHPLATAIQQEAKARELIIPHAVDFHTEPGMGVSAVVEGKKVLLGNWEWFNYHQININETAEKQRQRLATEGKTVIGVAVDGTLSGLIAVSDTLRPDAKTAVDKLRQMGLRVMLLSGDRLEAAKAIAKQLGIANTDIMAGIPPAQKAATIQSLQCGKINTFVAMVGDGINDAPALSQADVGIALHSGTDVAMETAEIILMRNSLTDVVKAIQLSRATFNTIRQNLFWAFAYNTIGIPLAAGVLLPVYGFVLGPASAAALMAFSSVSVVTNSILLRRFVP from the coding sequence ATGCAACTGATCCCAAAATATGAAATACTTAGAGAATCTGTCCCCCCCACAAAAATACTTAACTCAGAGAAAATTATTTTAGATGTTGGGGGGATGAAGTGTGCTGGATGCGTGAATGCAGTAGAAAAACAGCTTATTCAGCATTCAGGGGTTAAAAGCGTTTGTGTTAATCTCGCAACGGAAGTTGCAGTCGTAGAGGCAGAAGTTGGTACTGTAGATGTAGAGGCGTTAGTTCAAGGATTAACGGCTACAGGATTTCCTAGCCAATTACGGACGGGTAAAAGTGCTGGTGATAATCTGCAATCCGCTGTGGAAGCAAGACAACGCCAGGAAATGCAGGGGACAGTTAGACAGTTAGGAATTGCTGGTCTATTACTGCTACTATCGGGAATTGGTCATTTTGGTAATATTGGATCTGTTATTTTTCCCTTTTTAAATGATATCTGGTTTCATTGTGGATTGGCGACGATCGCTATTATTATTCCTGGTAGACCAATTTTAGTGGAAGGTTGGCTAGGTTGGCGACGGGGTGCGCCGAATATGAATACTCTCATTGGTTTGGGAACGTTAACAGCCTATACTGCAAGTTTGGTAGCGTTATTGTTTCCCCAAATGGGTTGGGAATGCTTTTTTGATGAACCTGTGATGATGCTGGGTTTTATTCTTTTGGGGAGGACTTTGGAAAAACAGGCTAGAGGACGTGCGGCTAAAGCGTTTCGCCAATTGTTAGCTTTAGCCCCCCAAACAGCCCGGTTAATTATTAACCCAGAACCGGAAAAATTGATTGCTGGGGCAAATATTATGGAAATTCCGGCGGAACAGGTGCGTGTGGGTGAATGGTTGCAGGTGTTACCAGGGGATAAAATTCCGGTAGATGGTGAGGTGCGTTTTGGACAAACTACCATAGATGAATCCATGCTGACAGGGGAAGTAGTACCTGTGATGAAGCAACCGGGAGATACTGTGACTGGGGGAACTTTAAATCAATCAGGAGCGATCGCTATTCAAGCTACCCGCACTGGTGATGATACAATTTTAGCCCAAATTGTGGCTTTAGTAGAAGCCGCCCAAACTCGCAAAGCCCCAGTCCAAAAATTAGCTGATACGGTGGCTGGATATTTTACTTATGGTGTCTTAACAGCGGCTGGTTTAACCTTCGTATTTTGGTATTTGCTGGGAACTCACCTCTGGCCAGATGTTACCATGTCCGGGGCGATGGCAATGGCTCACAATATGGGACATAATCCCCAACATTTATTACCGCACACTCAATATTCTTCCCTATTAATTAGTTTAAAATTAGCGATCGCTGTGATGGTAGTTGCTTGTCCCTGTGCTTTAGGATTAGCTACCCCGACAGCGATTTTAGTAGGAACAGGAATGGGTGCAGAACGGGGACTATTAATCAAAGGTGGCGACGTTTTAGAAAAAGTCCACAAACTAGACACGGTAGTTTTTGATAAAACCGGAACTCTCACCACAGGTAAACCCACTGTCACTGATTGTCTAGTTATTGCCGAATCAACTTTACCATCATCTCTCATTCAACTAGCCGCAGCCGTAGAAAGTGGTACTTATCACCCCCTAGCTACAGCCATTCAGCAAGAAGCCAAAGCCAGAGAGTTAATCATCCCCCATGCTGTAGACTTCCATACCGAACCAGGTATGGGCGTATCCGCTGTCGTCGAGGGAAAAAAAGTTCTTTTAGGTAACTGGGAATGGTTTAATTACCACCAAATCAATATTAATGAAACAGCAGAAAAACAGAGACAAAGACTAGCCACAGAAGGAAAAACCGTAATTGGTGTAGCTGTAGATGGGACTTTAAGCGGATTAATTGCCGTTAGTGATACCCTCAGACCAGATGCGAAAACCGCAGTAGATAAACTCCGACAAATGGGTTTGCGCGTGATGCTCCTTAGTGGTGATAGATTAGAAGCAGCCAAGGCGATCGCTAAACAACTAGGAATCGCCAACACCGACATCATGGCAGGTATCCCCCCAGCCCAAAAAGCCGCCACCATTCAATCTCTTCAATGTGGGAAGATCAACACATTTGTTGCTATGGTAGGAGATGGCATCAATGACGCGCCAGCCTTATCACAGGCAGATGTCGGTATCGCCCTACATTCTGGAACCGATGTCGCTATGGAAACGGCTGAAATTATCTTAATGAGAAATTCCCTGACCGATGTTGTCAAGGCGATTCAGCTAAGTCGAGCCACTTTTAATACTATCCGTCAGAATTTATTTTGGGCTTTTGCCTATAATACAATAGGTATTCCCCTCGCTGCTGGAGTATTACTACCTGTCTATGGTTTCGTTCTAGGACCTGCCAGTGCAGCAGCATTAATGGCTTTTAGCTCCGTCAGTGTTGTTACCAACTCAATTTTATTAAGGAGGTTTGTTCCCTAG
- the thyD gene encoding thylakoid membrane protein ThyD yields MKIAISGATGFVGSRLVERLHTEGHRILVLTRNPTFAQKVFPSPAFPNLEIIAYTPSVSGTWQDAMAGCDGVVNLAGEPIAEGRWTPERKQEILNTRKLGTQKIVEAIAKANPRPIVLVNTSAIGYYGTSETASFNEDSASGNDFLAQVCQEWEQEATKVKDTNVRLVILRFGIVLGNGGALGKMITPFKLFAGGPIGSGQQWFSWIHLDDIVGLIIQALTKPTMEGVYNATAPQPVRMNDLSTTMGNVMNRPSWLPVPGFAIEAILGDGAKVVLEGQKVLPKRTLESGFEYQYPNLQSALTQILT; encoded by the coding sequence ATGAAAATAGCAATTAGTGGTGCAACAGGATTTGTAGGTAGTCGGTTGGTAGAAAGACTACACACGGAAGGTCATAGAATTTTGGTATTAACTCGCAACCCTACCTTTGCTCAAAAGGTTTTTCCCTCCCCAGCATTTCCTAATTTAGAAATTATCGCCTATACTCCTAGTGTATCCGGCACTTGGCAAGATGCTATGGCTGGTTGTGACGGCGTAGTTAATTTAGCAGGAGAACCCATTGCTGAGGGACGTTGGACACCAGAACGCAAGCAGGAAATTCTCAACACTCGCAAACTAGGAACACAAAAAATTGTCGAAGCTATAGCTAAAGCTAATCCTCGCCCCATTGTCCTAGTCAATACTTCGGCTATTGGTTACTACGGAACCAGTGAAACTGCCAGTTTTAATGAAGATAGTGCCTCTGGTAACGACTTTCTCGCTCAAGTCTGTCAAGAATGGGAACAGGAAGCTACCAAGGTAAAAGATACCAATGTGCGGTTAGTAATTTTACGCTTTGGGATTGTTTTGGGTAATGGTGGTGCTTTGGGGAAAATGATTACCCCCTTTAAACTCTTTGCTGGTGGACCCATTGGCAGTGGTCAACAGTGGTTTTCCTGGATTCATTTAGATGATATCGTCGGTTTAATTATCCAAGCTTTAACTAAACCAACAATGGAGGGAGTGTATAATGCCACTGCCCCTCAACCAGTTCGCATGAATGATTTAAGTACAACTATGGGTAACGTCATGAATCGTCCCTCTTGGTTGCCTGTGCCGGGATTTGCCATAGAAGCTATATTAGGAGACGGGGCAAAGGTAGTTTTGGAAGGACAAAAGGTTTTACCCAAACGCACTTTAGAGTCGGGTTTTGAGTATCAATATCCGAATTTGCAATCAGCACTAACGCAGATTCTCACCTAA
- a CDS encoding aldo/keto reductase yields the protein MLYKRFGRTELQMPVFSCGGMRYQYKWQDVTPEEIPTDNQENLEAVIRRSVELGINHIETARGYGTSEMQLGKILPQFPREKLIVQTKVSPVADAQEFRKTFEKSLAYLQLDYVDLFGLHGINNAEIWDYSIREGGCLEVARQLQSEGKIKFIGFSTHAPIEIILQAINSNQFDYVNLHWYYINQWNWAAIEAANKLDMGVFIISPSNKGGLLYQPAKKLVDLCAPLSPMVFNDLFCLSRPQVHTLSIGAAKPTDFDEHLKTLALLDNAAEILPPIISRLESEAVNILGEDWVKTWETNLPTWEETPGEVNMRVILWLLNLTLAYDMIDYGKMRYNLLGQANHWFPGNRADKLGELDLRECLVNSPQSEKIPQMLAKAQDILGSAEIKRLSQE from the coding sequence ATGCTATACAAACGTTTTGGTCGGACAGAATTACAAATGCCCGTTTTCTCCTGCGGGGGAATGCGCTATCAATATAAATGGCAGGATGTCACACCAGAGGAAATTCCTACAGATAATCAAGAGAATTTAGAAGCTGTAATTCGTCGTTCTGTAGAATTGGGAATTAATCATATTGAAACTGCACGGGGTTATGGAACATCAGAAATGCAGTTGGGAAAAATCCTGCCTCAGTTTCCCCGTGAAAAATTAATAGTCCAAACGAAAGTTTCTCCTGTTGCAGATGCTCAAGAATTTCGCAAAACGTTTGAAAAATCTTTGGCTTACCTTCAGTTAGATTATGTTGATTTATTTGGGTTACATGGGATTAATAATGCAGAAATTTGGGATTATAGTATTCGTGAAGGTGGTTGTTTAGAAGTAGCAAGACAGTTACAGTCTGAGGGTAAAATTAAATTTATTGGTTTTTCTACTCATGCTCCCATAGAGATAATTTTGCAAGCAATTAATAGTAATCAATTTGATTATGTAAATTTGCATTGGTACTATATTAATCAATGGAATTGGGCTGCTATTGAAGCTGCAAATAAATTAGATATGGGTGTATTTATTATTAGCCCTTCTAATAAAGGCGGGTTATTATATCAACCTGCCAAAAAATTAGTTGATTTGTGTGCGCCTTTGAGTCCAATGGTGTTTAATGATTTATTTTGTTTGAGTCGTCCTCAAGTGCATACTTTGAGTATAGGTGCAGCAAAACCAACTGATTTTGATGAGCATTTAAAGACTTTGGCATTGTTAGATAATGCGGCAGAAATTTTACCACCAATTATTTCTAGATTGGAATCGGAAGCGGTCAATATTTTAGGAGAAGATTGGGTAAAAACCTGGGAAACTAATCTACCAACTTGGGAAGAAACGCCAGGAGAAGTAAATATGCGGGTGATTTTGTGGCTGTTAAATTTGACTTTGGCTTATGACATGATTGACTATGGGAAAATGCGTTACAATCTCTTAGGACAGGCTAATCATTGGTTTCCTGGTAATCGGGCTGATAAGTTAGGTGAATTAGATTTAAGAGAATGTCTTGTTAATAGTCCCCAATCTGAAAAAATTCCCCAGATGTTAGCTAAAGCCCAGGATATATTAGGAAGTGCGGAGATAAAGCGTTTGTCTCAAGAATAG
- a CDS encoding LysR family transcriptional regulator, with the protein MSDLPFTLDQLRILKAIAQEGSFKRAADSLYVSQPAVSLQVQNLERQLDVPLFDRGGRRAQLTEAGHLLLNYGDKILSLCQETCRAIEDLQNLQGGTLIVGASQTTGTYLLPKMIGLFRQKYPEVAVQLHVHSTRRTAWSVSNGQVDLAIIGGEIPTELGESLKTVPYAEDELALILPTSHPFAKLETIQKEDLYKLQFIALDSQSTIRKVIDQVLARCDIDTRRFKFEMELNSIEAIKNAVQSGLGAAFVSTSAIAKELQMGVLHRTPIEGVVVKRTLWLIFNPNRYRSKASEAFSKEILPQFANPGWTEDMLQLSQMNSVVNSTLDVATPSSSDAS; encoded by the coding sequence ATGTCTGACCTTCCTTTTACCTTAGATCAGTTACGTATTCTCAAAGCGATCGCCCAAGAGGGGAGTTTCAAACGGGCGGCTGATAGCCTTTACGTCTCCCAACCCGCTGTCAGTTTGCAAGTTCAAAACCTGGAACGGCAACTGGATGTCCCTCTATTTGATCGAGGTGGTCGTCGCGCTCAATTAACTGAAGCTGGGCATTTACTCCTCAACTACGGAGACAAAATCCTCAGCTTGTGTCAGGAAACCTGCCGCGCGATTGAAGACCTCCAAAATCTTCAAGGGGGTACATTAATTGTAGGCGCATCTCAAACCACCGGCACTTATCTTCTGCCGAAAATGATCGGTTTATTTCGACAAAAATATCCAGAAGTAGCTGTGCAATTGCACGTCCATTCAACCCGACGCACCGCTTGGAGTGTATCTAATGGTCAGGTTGATCTGGCGATTATTGGCGGAGAAATTCCCACGGAATTAGGGGAATCTTTAAAAACTGTTCCCTATGCTGAAGATGAATTGGCGCTCATCTTACCTACCTCCCATCCCTTTGCTAAATTAGAAACCATCCAAAAAGAAGACCTATATAAACTACAATTCATTGCTCTTGACTCCCAATCAACTATCCGCAAAGTCATTGATCAGGTTTTAGCCCGTTGTGATATTGACACCAGACGGTTTAAGTTTGAGATGGAACTAAATTCCATAGAAGCTATTAAAAACGCTGTCCAGTCAGGCTTAGGTGCTGCCTTTGTTTCTACATCAGCGATCGCTAAAGAATTACAAATGGGTGTCCTTCACCGCACCCCTATCGAAGGAGTTGTGGTGAAGCGCACACTCTGGCTGATATTTAACCCCAACCGCTATAGATCAAAAGCCTCCGAAGCATTTAGCAAGGAAATATTACCTCAGTTTGCTAACCCTGGCTGGACTGAGGATATGTTACAATTGTCACAAATGAATTCTGTGGTAAATAGTACATTAGATGTAGCAACACCTAGCTCTTCTGATGCCAGTTAA